From Penaeus monodon isolate SGIC_2016 chromosome 6, NSTDA_Pmon_1, whole genome shotgun sequence, the proteins below share one genomic window:
- the LOC119573941 gene encoding tigger transposable element-derived protein 4-like, translating to MWKERLPEICRPYDQKDIFNLDESGLLYRALLDVRGTDCQGGKRSEERLTAMLCVNMKGEFEKPLIIGRCEKPHCFKWINTKVLPIIWKSNKRAWMTAALFKEWLEKFNEKMRRQKRNVILFLDNATCYPPLELSYVKLVFFPPNTSHLQPMNQEIIKTMKTHYRQMLLRKVIKDVENGGQKTNVSVLDACL from the coding sequence ATGTGGAAAGAAAGATTGCCAGAAATTTGTCGGCCCTACGATCAGAAGGACATCTTCAACCTTGATGAAAGTGGTCTTTTATACCGGGCTCTCCTAGACGTCCGTGGTACGGATTGTCAGGGTGGCAAACGATCAGAGGAACGCTTGACCGCCATGCTTTGCGTGAACATGAAAGGCGAATTCGAAAAGCCTTTGATCATCGGAAGGTGTGAAAAGCCCCACTGCTTCAAATGGATCAACACAAAGGTACTACCCATCATATGGAAAAGCAACAAACGAGCGTGGATGACAGCGGCGCTGTTCAAAGAATGGTTGGAGAAATTCAACGAAAAGATGAGACGTCAGAAACGGAACGTCATTCTGTTTTTGGATAACGCCACATGCTACCCCCCTTTGGAACTTAGCTACGTCAAACTGGTGTTCTTCCCGCCGAACACTTCTCACCTGCAGCCGATGAATCAGGAGATCATCAAAACAATGAAAACGCATTATCGTCAAATGCTACTGCGTAAAGTCATCAAGGACGTCGAAAACGGTGGACAGAAAACGAACGTGTCCGTTCTTGATGCGTGCCTATGA
- the LOC119574378 gene encoding uncharacterized protein LOC119574378 — MSMSVRTMLAVSLGVLVLLVLAQPAPAITIHPAVLKNFVGPYRKPGEPVLRGPFFDRSRVVRQRLMKPVSILARRPEAEASPQEIFLGAVETPAQPEEWNRSLRSCADTGSCAQNVDNTLNYLMRMMETGRR, encoded by the exons ATGAGCATGTCAGTTCGCACGATGCTGGCCGTGTCCTTGGGCGTGCTAGTGTTGCTAGTGCTCGCTCAGCCCGCCCCTGCTATTACCATCCATCCGGCCGTCCTCAAGAACTTCGTGG gtCCGTACCGCAAGCCCGGGGAGCCCGTCCTTCGCGGCCCGTTCTTCGATCGCTCCCGCGTCGTCCGGCAGCGCCTGATGAAGCCCGTGTCCATCCTGGCGCGGCGACCGGAGGCGGAGGCGTCGCCGCAGGAGATCTTCCTCGGCGCCGTCGAGACCCCCGCGCAGCCCGAGGAGTGGAACAGATCACTCAG GTCCTGCGCCGACACCGGATCATGCGCCCAGAACGTGGACAACACCCTCAACTATCTCATGCGCATGATGGAGACCGGCCGACGCTAA